Proteins encoded by one window of Porphyromonas vaginalis:
- a CDS encoding diacylglycerol/lipid kinase family protein yields the protein MLSSQRKYLVIINPISGTSRKTSLPELAFNMLSDNGSELYFVYTNGEGHADRIIKDIAGQGFDTVIAIGGDGTINEVADAVRTTEMSLGIVPMGSGNGLARSLDIPLDPEAALEVIRRGYTKRIDCCEADGVPFFVTFGVGFDAQVTASYDQKSFRGPLSYVLSTVDQFIKHKSSLYRLHLNGEVIEQKAFLVTCANADQYGNNAIIAPEAELDDGLFDVVVIRNMSLLKAPQVAINLFTKNINDSASIDIYRTDHLIIEREKEDYAQVDGELIELGRRIEITIQKQQLPILVPQPKS from the coding sequence ATGCTAAGCTCTCAAAGGAAGTATCTCGTCATCATCAATCCTATCTCTGGCACCTCTAGGAAGACGAGTCTGCCAGAGCTCGCATTTAACATGCTCTCGGACAATGGCAGTGAGCTATACTTCGTCTATACCAACGGAGAGGGACATGCCGATCGCATCATCAAGGATATAGCTGGTCAAGGGTTTGACACAGTTATTGCCATCGGTGGAGATGGTACGATCAATGAGGTAGCCGATGCGGTGCGCACGACAGAGATGTCTCTCGGCATCGTCCCGATGGGGTCGGGCAATGGGTTGGCGCGCTCGCTAGACATACCGCTAGACCCCGAAGCAGCCCTAGAGGTTATTCGCCGAGGGTATACCAAGCGTATCGACTGCTGCGAGGCCGATGGGGTTCCCTTTTTCGTGACCTTCGGCGTGGGCTTTGATGCTCAGGTGACCGCTAGCTACGACCAGAAGAGCTTCCGGGGGCCACTCTCCTACGTCCTCTCGACGGTCGATCAGTTTATCAAGCACAAGTCCTCGCTTTATCGCCTTCATCTCAACGGTGAGGTGATCGAGCAGAAAGCCTTCCTCGTGACCTGCGCTAATGCGGATCAGTATGGCAATAATGCGATCATCGCCCCAGAGGCTGAGCTGGACGACGGGCTCTTTGACGTGGTGGTCATCCGCAATATGTCGCTCCTAAAAGCTCCGCAGGTGGCGATCAACCTCTTTACTAAAAACATCAACGATAGTGCCTCCATCGACATTTATCGCACCGACCACCTCATCATAGAGCGTGAGAAGGAGGACTATGCGCAGGTCGATGGTGAGCTCATCGAGCTGGGGCGTCGCATCGAGATCACGATCCAAAAGCAGCAACTGCCCATCTTAGTCCCGCAGCCCAAAAGCTAG
- the queF gene encoding preQ(1) synthase: MKETISPAGAHDGARDKSVEGLSLLGNKRTVYAQDYDPSVLEAFENRHQDRDYHVRFECPEFTALCPITGQPDFATIYIEYIPDVRMVESKSLKLYLFSFRSHGAFHEDCVNIIMDDLIRLMDPKYIEVTGDFSPRGGISIVPFCNYGRPGTPYESYARERMLAFHH; encoded by the coding sequence ATGAAAGAAACTATATCTCCTGCGGGAGCTCATGACGGAGCTCGTGACAAATCTGTCGAGGGGCTCTCCCTACTAGGCAATAAGCGCACCGTCTACGCACAGGACTACGATCCGAGTGTGCTAGAGGCTTTTGAGAATAGACATCAAGACCGCGACTACCACGTACGCTTCGAGTGCCCCGAGTTCACGGCACTCTGTCCTATCACTGGGCAGCCTGACTTCGCTACCATATATATAGAGTATATCCCAGACGTGCGTATGGTCGAGAGCAAGAGCCTCAAGCTCTATCTCTTTAGCTTTCGCTCGCATGGTGCCTTTCATGAGGATTGTGTGAACATCATCATGGACGACCTGATCCGTCTGATGGACCCGAAGTATATCGAGGTGACGGGCGACTTCTCGCCACGAGGCGGCATTAGCATTGTGCCTTTTTGCAATTATGGCCGTCCAGGTACGCCCTACGAGTCGTATGCTCGTGAGCGTATGCTCGCCTTCCACCACTAG
- a CDS encoding PhoH family protein, producing the protein MLAVWSKIANFGTSKIQACEYELEKQTNMPTAQKKTSSATTERKGTSNKSHSKTTPRSSAKGKATRVSHSKNFVLDTNVILHDYECIDKFEDNDIYLPIVVLEELDKFKKGSDQINFNARAFVRRLDELTDADFFEHGADLGEGRGRLYVYLGNKPHERVAHAFGENIPDHKIMSATLHIAEANEGEQTILVSKDINLRMKAKSLGIPVEDYFNDKVQTFDLFEEAQPVFEGIDAELINRLYDNEQGVALDEFEFGSKIQPNECFVLKSDQSSVLARYNPFEAMVQRVDKFTHMGITPRNAEQAFAFDVLMDPNVLLVALSGKAGTGKTLLALAAALDQADRYGQVMLARPIVALANKDLGALPGTEQEKVRPYMQPLFDNLNVIKSQFKGGKQQAELEKLQQDNKLIIEALAYLRGRSLADAIVIVDEAQNLTPHEVKTIITRAGEGTKMIFCGDVEQIDSPYLDSQSNGLAYMIDKMRGETLFAHVNLIKGERSELSELASHLL; encoded by the coding sequence ATGCTGGCCGTTTGGAGCAAAATAGCTAACTTTGGGACGAGCAAGATACAAGCTTGCGAATATGAACTAGAAAAACAGACCAATATGCCAACAGCTCAAAAGAAGACCTCCTCTGCTACTACAGAGCGAAAGGGAACCTCCAACAAGAGTCACTCCAAGACGACGCCCCGCTCCAGTGCTAAGGGCAAGGCTACAAGAGTATCGCACAGCAAGAACTTTGTCCTGGACACCAACGTCATCCTGCACGACTATGAGTGCATCGACAAGTTTGAGGACAATGACATCTATCTTCCCATCGTGGTGCTCGAGGAGCTGGACAAGTTTAAGAAAGGCTCCGATCAGATCAACTTCAACGCACGTGCTTTCGTTCGCAGACTTGATGAGCTGACGGATGCTGACTTCTTCGAGCATGGCGCTGACCTAGGAGAGGGGAGAGGACGCCTCTACGTCTATCTAGGCAATAAGCCTCATGAGCGTGTGGCGCACGCCTTTGGGGAAAACATCCCAGACCATAAGATCATGAGCGCTACGCTACACATTGCTGAGGCAAACGAAGGAGAGCAGACGATCCTCGTGAGCAAGGACATAAACCTCCGTATGAAGGCTAAGTCGCTCGGCATCCCTGTAGAGGATTACTTCAACGATAAGGTGCAGACCTTCGACCTCTTTGAGGAGGCTCAGCCAGTCTTCGAGGGGATCGATGCAGAGCTTATCAATCGTCTCTATGACAATGAGCAGGGAGTAGCACTTGACGAGTTTGAGTTTGGCAGCAAGATACAACCCAATGAGTGCTTCGTCCTCAAGAGTGACCAGAGCAGTGTGCTGGCGCGCTACAATCCCTTTGAGGCGATGGTGCAGCGGGTAGACAAGTTCACTCACATGGGCATCACGCCTAGGAATGCGGAGCAGGCTTTTGCCTTTGACGTGCTGATGGATCCCAACGTACTCCTCGTGGCACTCTCGGGCAAGGCCGGTACCGGTAAGACGCTCCTAGCACTTGCCGCAGCTCTAGACCAAGCTGACCGCTATGGACAGGTTATGCTGGCACGTCCTATCGTGGCTCTCGCCAATAAGGATCTCGGTGCTCTGCCTGGTACGGAGCAGGAGAAGGTGCGCCCCTATATGCAGCCCCTCTTTGACAATCTGAATGTGATCAAGTCGCAGTTTAAGGGCGGCAAGCAGCAGGCTGAGCTGGAGAAGCTCCAGCAGGACAATAAGCTCATCATCGAGGCTCTAGCCTATCTGCGTGGTCGTAGTCTGGCGGACGCTATCGTGATCGTCGATGAGGCGCAAAACTTGACTCCTCACGAGGTCAAGACGATTATCACGCGTGCTGGTGAGGGGACGAAGATGATCTTCTGCGGTGACGTGGAGCAGATCGACTCACCTTATCTAGACAGCCAGAGCAATGGTCTCGCCTACATGATCGACAAGATGCGTGGTGAGACGCTCTTCGCACACGTTAACCTGATCAAGGGAGAGCGCAGCGAACTCAGTGAGCTGGCCTCACACCTACTCTAA
- a CDS encoding phospho-sugar mutase, whose amino-acid sequence MATLSPELIQQAQERAKQWLAPAFDSETRQQVEALLAAEDKTPLVEAFYQVLEFGTGGLRGIMGAGTNRMNKYTVGMATQGLANYLLQCFAGEEISVAIGYDGRNNSPFFAQTTADVLTANGIKVYLYDALRPTPMVSYAIRQLGCKSGVMVTASHNPKEYNGYKVFWSDGAQIIAPHDKAIVNEVKSITDIAQVKWQGNPALVEMIGAEMDDRFIHDVCTLSLSPESVQRHSDMGIVYTPIHGTGVRIVPRALEAFGFKNIIHVPEQDVIDGNFPTVVSPNPEEPAAMKLAIERAEATGADLVLASDPDGDRIGVAVRNEQGEMHLINGNQICALLTYYTIARRKELGDLRPDDFVVKTIVTTELIPAIAEDYGVECMDCYTGFKWIANEVREQEGKRRYIGGGEESYGYLWETFVRDKSSVSACSIFAELTAWALDKGLTIDMLLEKIYYEHGYFLEQGISVVRKGIKGAQEISQMMVDYRSNPMKELAGSPVVKILDYQSLEGKCLKSGETFPIKMPATSNVLQYHTADGTVLSIRPSGTEPKIKYYIGVTYKRGSGPACDHPEQLLRDRIKAIREQLSI is encoded by the coding sequence ATGGCAACTTTATCACCCGAACTAATACAACAAGCACAAGAGCGTGCTAAGCAATGGCTCGCACCCGCCTTCGACAGTGAGACACGTCAGCAAGTAGAGGCTCTCCTCGCCGCTGAGGACAAGACACCTCTCGTGGAGGCCTTCTACCAAGTACTAGAGTTTGGCACGGGAGGTCTGCGTGGCATCATGGGAGCCGGCACTAACCGCATGAATAAATACACCGTCGGCATGGCTACGCAGGGACTGGCCAACTACCTCCTGCAATGCTTCGCTGGCGAAGAGATCTCCGTAGCTATCGGATACGATGGGCGCAACAACAGCCCCTTCTTCGCTCAGACGACGGCCGACGTACTCACGGCAAACGGCATCAAGGTCTACCTCTACGATGCGCTCCGCCCTACCCCGATGGTTTCCTATGCGATCCGTCAGCTGGGCTGTAAGAGTGGCGTCATGGTGACCGCCTCGCACAATCCCAAGGAGTACAACGGCTACAAGGTCTTCTGGAGCGATGGTGCACAAATCATCGCACCGCACGACAAGGCAATCGTCAATGAGGTGAAGAGCATCACAGACATTGCCCAGGTGAAGTGGCAGGGCAATCCAGCGCTCGTCGAGATGATCGGAGCTGAGATGGACGACCGCTTCATCCACGATGTCTGTACCCTATCGCTCTCGCCTGAGTCGGTGCAGCGTCACAGTGATATGGGGATCGTCTACACACCCATCCACGGTACTGGCGTGCGTATCGTACCTCGTGCGCTAGAGGCTTTTGGCTTTAAGAATATCATCCATGTGCCGGAGCAAGATGTGATCGATGGCAACTTCCCAACGGTCGTCTCACCGAATCCCGAGGAGCCGGCAGCTATGAAGCTGGCGATAGAGCGTGCCGAGGCTACGGGTGCTGACCTAGTCCTAGCAAGTGATCCAGACGGCGACCGCATCGGTGTCGCTGTACGCAACGAGCAGGGCGAGATGCACCTGATCAATGGTAACCAGATCTGCGCCCTCCTGACCTACTATACGATAGCTCGCCGCAAGGAGCTGGGCGATCTACGTCCCGATGACTTTGTGGTCAAGACGATTGTGACTACGGAGCTAATCCCCGCCATTGCCGAGGACTACGGTGTAGAGTGCATGGACTGCTACACAGGCTTCAAGTGGATCGCCAATGAGGTCCGCGAGCAGGAGGGCAAGCGTCGCTACATAGGTGGTGGCGAGGAGAGCTACGGCTACCTCTGGGAGACTTTCGTACGAGACAAGAGCTCGGTGTCGGCTTGCTCTATCTTTGCAGAGCTGACTGCGTGGGCTTTGGACAAGGGCTTGACCATTGATATGCTCCTAGAGAAGATCTACTACGAGCATGGCTACTTCCTCGAGCAGGGCATTAGCGTAGTGCGCAAGGGCATCAAGGGAGCTCAGGAGATTAGCCAGATGATGGTCGACTACCGCTCCAACCCGATGAAGGAGCTGGCGGGCAGTCCCGTGGTAAAGATACTAGACTATCAGTCGCTCGAGGGTAAGTGCCTCAAGAGTGGCGAGACCTTCCCGATCAAGATGCCAGCGACCAGCAATGTGCTACAGTACCACACGGCCGACGGGACAGTTCTCTCGATACGTCCCTCAGGCACGGAGCCTAAGATCAAGTACTACATCGGTGTCACCTACAAGCGTGGCTCTGGTCCCGCTTGCGACCATCCCGAGCAGCTACTCCGTGACCGCATCAAGGCAATACGTGAGCAGCTAAGCATCTAA
- a CDS encoding tetratricopeptide repeat protein, with amino-acid sequence MVTDDIYQLISDHQIAAAVKLLGEQIQSHVRIPVEQRDRYHSAKRILETMLQYLESPIQDPELEANYSYLLRTLYEVTDALRDSEWLAQSPQYEKQANYYSLLLDNGGLAMVVEQLTLQSNLSTVDRPRYDELVKRLTMGLLYTQEWSDEVASALDQLDDYIQQAALTAVTLALLRTWHWGKLCWLLAKLMETRGEQTMVRIRAVVGVLLVGELYNSRLALYEEQLPYTLQQIGEAITLEEYDMIWSHRLRMKYTPQVVEYVQKLFGRFNSPEFQQRFQEIISSTGDSTKPATFESVFGDEEELLPLVDDVQDGYEALKRLVARGFDVNAFATNSLLQGPFFEDETHWLIPFDLQHSSLAAVMAQFSNEYQLGEDQIMTLLRESIFQQVDIDFYGSIFRISQLPGQVLQGISQGVLAMENVINRTPYIRPQERRMLVADDYTKALQGYICQLARIFAFIEAKVAARTPFKMLFGQPNPFAQVQSEKLCDKHLDLLRAYCVQTKEYAGEQATIQMQLGRTSDPETRAQLMYRLAQTYYEEQKYMQAYFVMQQIPPQLLSGDTSPLFIAQILYRMEQPMLAISLLEQVRQQAEPERPSLAILRLLGVLYVKLRTYDKALPLLLQCEFEDEHPDTLYPLIAWCLMMTQRWDEAKAYASRPVTSYDQLDKNSLELHYKEFVPLLPVLLTLIGGDLQSTLQALGKLLANADEHQQKKLISAYGECVYDLMQLGVPSHLLVLIHTWLHQRVNTF; translated from the coding sequence ATGGTTACAGACGATATCTACCAGCTCATCTCTGATCATCAGATCGCCGCAGCTGTCAAGCTACTAGGTGAGCAGATACAGTCTCATGTGCGTATCCCCGTGGAGCAGCGTGACCGCTACCACTCGGCCAAGCGCATCCTAGAGACGATGCTACAATACCTAGAGTCGCCGATACAAGACCCAGAGCTGGAGGCTAACTATAGCTACCTGCTCCGGACGCTCTACGAGGTAACCGATGCTCTGAGAGATAGTGAGTGGCTGGCTCAATCGCCCCAGTACGAAAAGCAAGCGAACTACTACTCCCTACTGCTGGACAATGGAGGACTCGCAATGGTTGTCGAGCAACTGACGCTCCAGTCCAACCTGTCTACAGTAGACCGTCCGCGCTACGACGAACTGGTCAAGCGCCTCACGATGGGACTCCTCTATACGCAGGAGTGGAGCGACGAGGTAGCCTCTGCGCTAGACCAGCTAGACGACTACATACAGCAGGCGGCACTCACAGCTGTCACCCTAGCCTTGCTACGCACGTGGCACTGGGGCAAGCTCTGTTGGCTACTCGCTAAGCTGATGGAGACACGAGGCGAACAGACGATGGTGCGCATTCGTGCCGTCGTCGGGGTGCTACTCGTCGGCGAACTATACAATAGCCGTCTAGCACTCTACGAGGAGCAGCTCCCCTACACGCTCCAGCAGATCGGAGAGGCAATCACCCTCGAGGAGTACGACATGATCTGGAGCCACCGCCTCCGCATGAAGTACACCCCACAAGTGGTGGAGTATGTGCAGAAGCTCTTCGGACGCTTTAACAGTCCTGAGTTTCAGCAACGCTTTCAGGAGATTATCTCTTCGACAGGCGATAGCACCAAGCCAGCCACCTTCGAGAGTGTCTTCGGCGATGAGGAGGAGCTACTACCCCTCGTGGACGATGTACAGGATGGGTACGAAGCTCTGAAGCGTCTCGTAGCACGAGGCTTCGATGTCAACGCCTTTGCGACTAACTCGCTCCTGCAGGGTCCTTTCTTTGAAGATGAGACGCACTGGCTTATCCCGTTTGACCTGCAGCACAGTTCGCTAGCGGCCGTGATGGCTCAGTTTAGCAATGAGTACCAGCTCGGCGAGGATCAGATCATGACGCTACTGCGTGAGTCCATCTTCCAGCAGGTCGACATAGACTTCTACGGCTCTATCTTTAGGATTAGCCAACTGCCTGGTCAGGTGCTACAAGGCATCTCACAGGGCGTCCTAGCTATGGAGAATGTGATCAACCGCACTCCATACATCCGTCCACAGGAGCGGCGAATGCTGGTGGCGGACGACTATACGAAAGCACTGCAAGGGTACATTTGCCAGTTAGCACGCATCTTCGCCTTTATTGAGGCAAAGGTAGCTGCCAGGACTCCCTTTAAGATGCTCTTTGGTCAGCCTAATCCCTTTGCACAGGTTCAGTCGGAAAAGCTCTGCGACAAGCATCTTGACCTACTGCGCGCTTACTGCGTTCAGACGAAAGAGTACGCTGGCGAGCAAGCGACGATACAAATGCAGCTGGGACGCACCTCAGATCCTGAGACTCGAGCCCAGCTCATGTACCGTCTCGCACAGACCTACTACGAGGAGCAGAAGTACATGCAGGCTTACTTCGTCATGCAGCAGATCCCTCCGCAGCTACTCTCGGGAGACACGAGTCCCCTCTTTATCGCGCAGATCCTCTACCGCATGGAGCAGCCGATGCTCGCTATCTCACTCCTCGAGCAGGTACGCCAGCAGGCAGAGCCTGAGCGGCCTTCGCTCGCTATCTTGCGACTACTCGGCGTGCTCTATGTGAAGCTCCGCACTTACGACAAGGCGCTCCCGCTGCTCTTGCAGTGCGAGTTTGAGGATGAGCACCCCGATACGCTCTATCCGCTCATCGCTTGGTGCCTCATGATGACACAGCGCTGGGATGAGGCAAAGGCTTACGCCAGTCGCCCCGTCACCTCGTACGATCAGCTGGACAAAAACTCTCTAGAGCTTCACTACAAAGAGTTTGTGCCCCTACTGCCAGTACTTCTTACGCTCATCGGTGGAGATCTGCAGAGCACACTACAAGCTCTAGGTAAGCTACTAGCCAACGCTGACGAGCACCAGCAGAAGAAACTTATCTCTGCCTATGGGGAGTGCGTGTACGACCTGATGCAGCTAGGCGTGCCGAGTCATCTGCTGGTGCTAATACACACCTGGCTCCATCAGCGTGTAAACACTTTCTAA
- a CDS encoding phosphoglycerate kinase: MINIHQFDFSGLRALVRVDFNVPFDDKGQITDDTRMRAALPTLRKILSDGGSVIIATHLGRPKGRDPKLSTALIVPHLKELTHVPVIHCPVSRGAQAQEMAQALQSGEILVLENVRFEEEEQGKLNNPDQYTNEEDLKAAKADLKERQKAYAEEMATLADVYVNDAFGAAHRAHATTALIAQYFAADKKMFGMLMLQEVEAVQRVLHGAKHPFTAILGGSKVSSKIDIILNLMNKVDNLIIGGGMAYTFVKAQGGEIGRSLCEEDKIDVARDIMERAKAKGVRLLLPVDTVATCDFANDAPAETFPTNQIPADRMGMDIGAQACADYREVILTSKTILWNGPAGVFEFDNFARGSEAIAQAVAEATRQGAYSLVGGGDSVACINKLGLGDEVSYVSTGGGALLEAIEGKALPGIVAIDPNYGK, encoded by the coding sequence ATGATAAATATTCATCAGTTCGACTTCTCTGGTCTCCGCGCACTCGTTCGTGTAGACTTCAACGTCCCCTTTGATGATAAGGGGCAGATCACTGACGACACCCGCATGCGTGCAGCCCTGCCTACGCTACGCAAGATTCTATCCGATGGCGGCAGTGTCATCATCGCTACGCACCTCGGTCGCCCAAAGGGTCGTGATCCCAAGCTCTCTACCGCACTCATCGTACCGCATCTCAAGGAGCTCACCCACGTACCAGTCATCCACTGCCCCGTGAGCCGTGGTGCACAGGCACAGGAGATGGCGCAGGCACTCCAGTCGGGCGAGATCCTTGTACTAGAAAACGTCCGCTTCGAGGAGGAAGAGCAAGGCAAGCTAAACAACCCCGATCAATACACCAACGAGGAGGATCTCAAAGCTGCTAAGGCTGATCTCAAGGAGCGTCAGAAAGCTTACGCCGAGGAGATGGCTACGCTAGCAGATGTCTACGTCAACGATGCTTTTGGCGCAGCACACCGAGCACACGCTACGACGGCTCTCATCGCTCAGTACTTTGCCGCAGACAAGAAGATGTTTGGCATGCTCATGCTACAAGAGGTAGAGGCTGTGCAGCGTGTCCTGCATGGTGCTAAGCACCCCTTTACCGCTATCTTAGGAGGTTCTAAAGTCTCCTCAAAGATCGACATCATCCTCAACCTGATGAACAAGGTGGACAACCTCATCATCGGAGGCGGTATGGCCTACACCTTTGTCAAGGCGCAGGGTGGCGAGATAGGTCGCTCCCTCTGTGAGGAAGACAAGATCGACGTGGCACGAGACATCATGGAGCGCGCTAAAGCTAAGGGCGTGCGACTCCTCCTACCCGTAGATACGGTCGCCACGTGTGACTTTGCTAACGATGCCCCTGCCGAGACCTTCCCGACCAATCAGATTCCTGCCGACCGCATGGGTATGGACATCGGCGCTCAGGCTTGTGCCGACTACCGTGAGGTTATTCTGACTAGCAAGACGATCCTGTGGAATGGTCCTGCGGGAGTCTTTGAGTTTGACAACTTCGCTCGTGGCTCCGAAGCTATCGCTCAGGCAGTCGCTGAGGCTACACGACAGGGAGCCTACTCGCTCGTCGGTGGTGGTGACAGTGTCGCCTGCATCAACAAGCTCGGTCTAGGCGACGAAGTATCTTACGTATCTACTGGTGGCGGTGCGCTCCTAGAGGCTATCGAGGGAAAAGCTCTCCCAGGCATCGTAGCCATCGACCCGAACTATGGCAAGTAG
- a CDS encoding GNAT family N-acetyltransferase, which translates to MRQDASATPLVSLVRMTRCDLCNETHQSHLPTLRQLYEDAFPHSERRPWSDLEQLIGEQGAYHFFLLEHPELGVVGFVTLWHFDDFYYGEHFAILPQLRNHRLGEQTLHTVKEYIGHEPLYFEVEPETLSEIAGRRINYYERNGFQVVKRDYLQPPYHREEQGVPLYIMSSELGERDFIERVCQTLVDRVYPHF; encoded by the coding sequence ATGAGACAAGACGCATCCGCTACCCCACTCGTCTCGCTCGTTCGTATGACGCGGTGCGACCTCTGCAATGAGACGCACCAGAGCCATCTACCTACGCTCAGACAGCTCTACGAGGATGCTTTTCCTCATAGTGAGCGTCGCCCGTGGAGTGATCTAGAGCAGCTCATCGGGGAGCAGGGTGCTTATCACTTCTTCCTCTTAGAGCATCCCGAGCTAGGGGTCGTAGGCTTCGTCACGCTGTGGCACTTTGACGACTTCTACTACGGAGAGCATTTTGCCATCCTGCCACAGCTGCGCAACCATCGTCTAGGCGAGCAAACACTGCACACAGTCAAGGAGTACATCGGGCATGAACCCCTTTACTTCGAAGTAGAGCCCGAGACACTCTCCGAGATAGCTGGGCGACGCATCAACTACTACGAGCGCAACGGCTTTCAGGTGGTCAAGCGGGACTATCTGCAGCCCCCGTATCACCGTGAGGAGCAGGGCGTACCGCTCTACATCATGTCGTCCGAGCTAGGAGAGAGAGACTTCATCGAGCGGGTCTGCCAGACGCTCGTCGATCGAGTCTACCCGCACTTCTAG
- a CDS encoding ABC transporter ATP-binding protein: MKHLNLINWMERKMALSPRGAHNFLSACLWTGVQNLSFMLPVMLVYLLMMELFGESRDLTLWGLVGMALLSIIGMYLITRRQYNSTFLAVYSESATMRIRLAEKMRRLPLSFFDRHDASDLTSRVMSDVSFLENAYSHILPQMVASFIVLILAGCGLAFLDWRLALALFWAAPVSLLILWGCLASQKRSFVKLSKSQLSVSEKVEEGLQLHQTIKAYGGETLYMTELDAVLASHERTSFNTELASFVVVNGLRSLLQLAIPTLVIVGSHLYLAGEVSLGILLFFLLISVSVYTPLTMLMTNALVTLFASVRIDRMNEIYNMPTQEGRTDFAPKSVDLTFEDVSFSYNEGAQVLNHVSFTAKQGQVTALVGPSGGGKSTCARLASRFWDCQSGVVSLGGEDLTAVDPETLLKYYAIVFQDVVLFNNTVMENIRVGRKEATDAEVLEAARLAQCDDFVARLPEGYQTQIGENGSRLSGGERQRISIARAILKNAPIIILDEATASQDAESETHIQRALSQLTTDKTVLIIAHRMRTIRNADRIVVLSGGTVAASGTPDELYDVPGYYRTACDLQQVES, from the coding sequence ATGAAGCATCTAAATCTAATCAACTGGATGGAGCGCAAGATGGCGCTCTCGCCTAGAGGAGCGCACAACTTCCTCTCGGCTTGTCTCTGGACTGGTGTGCAAAACCTCTCCTTCATGCTCCCCGTGATGCTCGTTTACCTCCTAATGATGGAGCTATTTGGCGAGAGCAGAGACCTCACCCTCTGGGGGCTGGTAGGGATGGCACTCTTATCTATAATAGGTATGTATCTCATCACTCGCAGACAGTACAACAGCACCTTCCTCGCCGTCTACAGCGAGAGTGCTACTATGCGCATACGACTAGCGGAGAAGATGAGACGACTACCGCTCTCCTTCTTTGACCGTCACGATGCAAGCGATCTGACAAGTCGTGTGATGTCTGATGTCTCATTTCTTGAAAACGCATATTCGCATATACTGCCACAGATGGTAGCTTCCTTTATCGTCCTCATCTTGGCGGGATGTGGATTAGCCTTCTTAGATTGGCGGTTAGCCTTGGCACTCTTTTGGGCAGCACCCGTGTCGCTTCTGATCCTATGGGGATGTCTGGCTTCGCAAAAGCGCTCCTTCGTCAAGCTCTCCAAGTCGCAGCTCTCTGTGAGCGAAAAGGTCGAGGAGGGGCTACAGCTACATCAGACGATCAAGGCATACGGTGGCGAAACGCTCTATATGACAGAGCTGGATGCCGTCTTGGCGAGTCATGAGCGCACCAGCTTTAACACCGAGTTGGCTAGCTTCGTCGTGGTCAATGGACTACGCTCTTTGCTACAGCTGGCGATCCCGACGCTGGTCATCGTGGGGAGCCACCTTTACCTAGCGGGAGAGGTGTCGCTCGGCATCCTCCTCTTCTTCCTGCTCATCTCTGTGTCGGTCTATACACCACTGACTATGCTGATGACGAATGCCCTCGTAACGCTCTTTGCCTCTGTGCGGATAGATCGTATGAATGAGATCTACAATATGCCGACGCAGGAGGGGCGGACGGACTTTGCGCCTAAGAGCGTCGACCTAACGTTTGAGGATGTATCCTTTTCCTACAATGAGGGTGCGCAGGTGCTGAATCATGTCTCCTTTACCGCCAAGCAGGGCCAGGTGACAGCTCTCGTCGGTCCGAGCGGTGGGGGCAAGAGTACCTGTGCACGACTGGCCTCCCGCTTCTGGGACTGTCAGAGTGGGGTTGTATCGCTCGGGGGCGAAGACTTAACAGCAGTCGATCCAGAGACACTCCTCAAGTACTACGCCATCGTCTTTCAAGATGTGGTACTCTTTAATAATACGGTGATGGAAAACATTCGCGTCGGACGCAAAGAGGCGACAGATGCCGAGGTCCTCGAGGCAGCTCGGCTAGCGCAGTGTGACGACTTTGTAGCGCGGCTGCCCGAGGGGTACCAGACGCAGATAGGGGAGAATGGCAGTCGCCTCTCTGGCGGTGAGCGTCAGCGCATATCGATAGCTCGAGCTATCCTCAAGAATGCTCCGATCATCATCCTCGATGAGGCGACAGCAAGCCAAGATGCGGAGAGCGAGACGCATATACAGCGGGCTCTCTCACAGCTTACGACGGATAAGACGGTGCTAATCATTGCCCATCGTATGCGCACGATACGCAATGCGGACCGCATCGTAGTACTCTCTGGGGGCACGGTTGCTGCTTCTGGCACGCCTGACGAACTGTACGATGTGCCAGGCTACTACCGCACCGCTTGTGACCTGCAGCAGGTAGAGAGCTAG